In Hevea brasiliensis isolate MT/VB/25A 57/8 unplaced genomic scaffold, ASM3005281v1 Scaf8, whole genome shotgun sequence, a genomic segment contains:
- the LOC131177750 gene encoding uncharacterized protein LOC131177750 isoform X2 has protein sequence MVLYGTPLKMQLSESSQPIWVAFTPTLDSSTNKEAEESSGILINSGVVLHDGVRIYFCTKKGSLLELTEVNPPRWLDHGRPPGGNVAAIADAGTIRPEVAYTISSTGDLYEYDKSSKPSWKKHIWTAGMAEDVLQIPSTGYTINGLSGDYSSSLFLLTKGGKLVERRLHQRKWKWIIHGSPKDCQLTSITPVLQDESNENFSLFFTTSTGSIFEYRTPKYSGTALENQIPEAWLSHMHPPHAKAAKGITGLQLQIGRIIFTLDDGRLAELHLPGLGGETTGPNYQINVRRKVSHKYVWSILDAPETEGWNAEYCKQERGPTNCITGIKDEPNDSGITRAATRRRKGSQAQQDYLLAGASELINSSEGYNFPDNWINTNFRLRVMHGSRSFFLITDGGLTFEYLSTENIWLWLRHDHSTPMKGALGNYNGSLFFVDIYGSLLIRERSGNDLGWLNCTAMRKGKQVTGGPPWDGIPGKAMKVTAEDALFFVSKNGRLLQFTVALRKFIWKDCRNPPNTKVASIVDQELFRGNIVFVVGRNGRLYQYNKVTELWHKHYQSPHLILSRFPGTAMRSSSLSLTGSLFMLSEDGGLVEYHWNTGEGWKWVEHGTPNKGVTLITSPSPCFEGNLLFLIGSDGKVYMRYMDQMTWSWKNCGFPCIRQIKNEDRTQVGAEDKNEEFCIDKDISASLEKDAENFIDLNGNCDLKVASTRPIPFSEDSVIFELRDGRLAEMRRVEETHWAWSRIIGTPGSSCMTNYWTTVAS, from the exons GAGAATTTATTTCTGCACAAAGAAAGGATCATTATTAGAACTGACTGAGGTTAATCCTCCAAG ATGGTTAGATCATGGGCGACCACCAGGCGGAAATGTTGCAGCAATTGCTGATGCTGGTACTATTAGACCAGAAGTAGCATATACCATAAG CTCAACAGGTGATCTCTATGAATATGACAAGagctcaaagccatcatggaagAAGCATATATGGACAGCAGGAATGGCAGAAGATGTTTTACAGATACCATCAACGGGATACACCATTAATGGCTTGAGTGGAGATTACTCCAGTTCCCTGTTTCTTTTGACCAAG GGTGGGAAATTGGTAGAGAGACGATTACATCAGAGGAAGTGGAAATGGATTATCCATGGAAGTCCGAAAGATTGTCAACTGACTTCCATCACACCAGTTCTGCAGGATGAATCAAATGAAAATTTTTCGTTATTTTTCACTACATCCACTGGATCCATTTTTGAATATCGAACACCAAAATACTCGG GTACTGCTTTAGAGAACCAAATTCCTGAAGCATGGTTGAGTCACATGCATCCCCCACACGCAAAAGCTGCTAAAGGAATTACTGGGCTACAACTTCAAATTGGCAGAATAATATTCACACTGGATGATGGTAGACTAGCTGAGTTGCATCTACCAGGACTAGGTGGGGAAACTACAGGTCCAAATTATCAAATTAATGTCCGAAGAAAAGTATCACATAAATATGTGTGGTCAATATTAGATGCACCAGAGACAGAAGGATGGAATGCGGAGTATTGCAAACAAGAACGAGGACCCACAAATTGCATCACAGGCATAAAAGATGAACCTAATGATTCCGGAATTACAAGAGCAGCTACAAGAAGGCGAAAGGGAAGCCAAGCACAGCAAGATTACTTACTTGCAGGTGCTAGTGAACTAATCAACTCTTCAGAAGGATATAATTTTCCAGACAATTGGATAAACACCAACTTTCGTTTACGAGTGATGCATGGAAGCAGATCATTTTTCCTCATAACAGATGGTGGTTTGACTTTTGAATATCTTAGTACTGAAAATATATGGCTTTGGCTGAGGCATGATCACTCAACACCGATGAAAGGTGCACTGGGAAACTACAACGGAAGTTTGTTTTTTGTTGACATATATGGTAGTTTGCTTATCAGAGAAAGGAGTGGCAATGATCTTGGATGGTTAAACTGCACTGCTATGAGGAAAGGAAAGCAAGTGACTGGAGGACCTCCATGGGATGGAATTCCAGGTAAAGCTATGAAAGTTACAGCAGAAGATGCACTCTTCTTTGTGAGCAAAAATGGAAGATTACTACAGTTTACA GTTGCCCTGAGGAAGTTTATATGGAAAGACTGCCGAAATCCTCCAAATACCAAAGTAGCAAGCATAGTAGACCAGGAGCTTTTCAGGGGAAACATAGTATTTGTCGTTGGAAGGAATGGTCGGCTGTATCAATACAACAAAGTGACAGAATTGTGGCATAAGCATTACCAGTCTCCCCATTTGATTCTATCAAGATTTCCAGGAACAGCTATGAGGTCATCATCTCTATCACTTACAGGGTCGCTATTTATGCTTTCTGAAGATGGTGGACTAGTTGAATATCATTGGAATACGGGTGAAGGCTGGAAATGGGTTGAGCATGGCACGCCTAATAAAGGTGTGACCCTGATCACGTCTCCTAGCCCATGCTTTGAAGGCAATCTACTTTTTCTGATTGGTTCAGACGGTAAAGTATACATGAGGTACATGGACCAAATGACATGGAGTTGGAAAAACTGTGGCTTCCCATGTATAAGACAGATAAAGAATGAAGATCGAACACAAGTAGGGGCAGAAGATAAGAATGAAGAATTTTGTATTGATAAAGATATTTCAGCTAGCTTGGAGAAGGATGCAGAAAACTTTATTGATCTCAACGGAAACTGCGACCTAAAG GTGGCATCAACAAGACCAATTCCATTTTCGGAGGATTCAGTAATCTTTGAGCTAAGAGATGGCAGA TTGGCAGAAATGCGACGAGTTGAGGAAACACATTGGGCATGGTCACGCATTATTGGCACTCCAGGCAGCTCCTGCATGACCAATTATTGGACCACAGTGGCATCATGA
- the LOC131177749 gene encoding RNA-binding protein Y14-like, whose translation MANADAEAVDFEPEEDDLMDEDGAVDVDASPRAPLPKLKSAITGGSSSLSAARKTKGRGFREEADADRQTRLASRDFDSLGSDGGPGPQRSIEGWIILVTGVHEEAQEDDLQNAFGDFGEIKNLHLNLDRRTGFVKGYALIEYEKFEEAQNAIAAMNGTELLTQIINVDWAFINGPIRRKNMRSGRAHRSRSPRRRY comes from the exons ATGGCTAACGCAGATGCGGAAGCGGTGGACTTCGAGCCGGAGGAGGACGATCTGATGGACGAGGATGGAGCAGTCGACGTTGACGCCTCACCTCGGGCACCGCTCCCCAAGCTGAAGTCTGCAATAACCGGAGGTTCTTCCTCTCTTTCCGCTGCCAGAAAGACTAAAGGCCGTGGCTTCAGAGAGGAGGCTGATGCCGACCGCCAGACCCGCCTTGCCTCTCGTGACTTTGATTCCCTCGGCTCCGATGGCGGTCCTGGCCCTCAGCGAT CTATTGAAGGATGGATTATTTTAGTCACTGGAGTGCATGAAGAGGCACAAGAGGATGATTTGCAAAATGCTTTTGGTGATTTTGGTGAGATAAAAAATTTGCATTTAAATCTTGATCGCCGAACTGGGTTTGTTAAG GGTTATGCACTGATAGAATATGAGAAATTTGAGGAAGCACAGAATGCAATAGCTGCAATGAATGGAACTGAACTTTTGACACAGATCATCAATGTTGATTGGGCATTTATCAATGGACCCATCAGAAGAAAGAACATGAG ATCAGGACGAGCACATCGGTCAAGGAGTCCTAGGAGAAGATACTAA